A stretch of the Myxococcales bacterium genome encodes the following:
- the argS gene encoding arginine--tRNA ligase, with protein MQLRHWLENEFTGLLSRLTGGDSPAIVKETANPKFGDYQINGVMGAAKKLGKNPRELAQSLVAAARIDAKLEAQGMFGEPEIAGPGFVNLRLDAGFLNRRLAELARDERLGVEPVESPRTVVVDFSSPNVAKPLHVGHLRSTILGDSIARLLRFLGHRVIGDNHVGDWGTQFGMLIWGFRRWGDEAALQAHPTDELERVYKLANDAVKNDAAQADQARAELAKLQAGDSDNRALWRRFAAASRAEVDKIYARLGVTFDEWRGESAYHDDLAPLVADLTARGIAREDEGAVLVYFGPDDDPQLADKPFMIRKSDGAFNYATTDLATIRYRHDAHRADEIVYVVDKRQSLHFVQLFAAARKMGYAQRLVHVGFGTILGADGRPIKTREGGTIRLADLLAEAAQRAQAIMAEKGVDLPAEEKRQVAEIVGIGAVKYADLSQNRNSDYRFDWDKLLAFDGNTAPYLQYVYARIRSIFRKLGAPDWRLATDAPVAVEHESERALALTLLRFADVVHDVPVEYYPNLLGEHLFNLAQAFNSFYRDCSVLSSEGVTRDTRLALCDATARQIRLGLFLLGIEVPERM; from the coding sequence ATGCAACTGCGACATTGGTTGGAAAACGAATTCACCGGCCTGCTTTCCCGGCTGACCGGCGGTGATTCTCCCGCGATCGTCAAGGAAACGGCGAATCCGAAGTTCGGCGACTATCAGATCAACGGCGTGATGGGGGCGGCGAAAAAACTGGGGAAAAATCCGCGCGAACTGGCCCAGTCCCTCGTCGCGGCGGCCCGGATCGACGCGAAACTCGAGGCTCAGGGCATGTTCGGCGAACCCGAAATCGCCGGGCCGGGGTTCGTCAATCTGCGGCTGGACGCCGGCTTCCTAAACCGCCGGCTGGCCGAACTGGCCCGCGACGAGCGGCTCGGCGTCGAGCCGGTCGAATCGCCGCGCACGGTCGTCGTCGATTTTTCCAGCCCCAACGTCGCCAAGCCGCTGCACGTTGGCCATCTGCGCAGCACGATCCTCGGCGACTCCATCGCGCGGTTGCTGCGCTTTCTCGGCCATCGCGTAATCGGCGACAACCACGTCGGCGACTGGGGCACGCAGTTCGGCATGTTGATCTGGGGTTTCCGGCGGTGGGGCGACGAAGCCGCGCTGCAGGCGCACCCGACCGACGAGCTGGAGCGTGTCTACAAGCTGGCCAACGACGCCGTGAAAAACGACGCGGCGCAGGCCGATCAGGCGCGCGCCGAACTGGCCAAGTTGCAGGCCGGCGATTCGGACAACCGCGCCTTGTGGCGGCGTTTCGCGGCGGCCTCGCGCGCCGAGGTCGACAAGATTTACGCGCGGCTCGGGGTGACCTTCGACGAGTGGCGTGGCGAAAGCGCCTATCATGACGACCTGGCGCCGTTGGTGGCGGATCTGACGGCGCGCGGCATCGCCCGCGAGGACGAGGGCGCGGTGCTCGTCTACTTCGGGCCGGACGACGATCCGCAACTGGCCGACAAGCCGTTCATGATCCGCAAATCGGATGGCGCGTTCAATTACGCGACCACCGACCTGGCGACCATCCGCTACCGCCACGACGCGCATCGCGCCGACGAGATCGTCTACGTCGTCGACAAGCGGCAGAGCCTGCACTTCGTCCAGTTGTTCGCGGCGGCGCGCAAAATGGGCTATGCGCAGCGGCTGGTGCACGTGGGCTTCGGCACGATCCTGGGCGCCGACGGCCGGCCGATCAAAACGCGCGAGGGCGGCACGATCCGCCTGGCGGATTTGCTGGCCGAGGCGGCGCAGCGCGCCCAGGCCATCATGGCCGAGAAGGGCGTCGATCTGCCCGCGGAGGAAAAGCGGCAGGTCGCCGAAATCGTCGGCATCGGCGCGGTGAAATACGCCGACCTTTCGCAAAACCGCAACAGCGATTACCGCTTCGACTGGGACAAGCTGCTGGCCTTCGACGGCAACACCGCGCCCTATCTGCAGTACGTCTACGCGCGGATTCGCTCGATCTTCCGTAAACTGGGCGCGCCCGACTGGCGCCTGGCGACCGACGCCCCCGTGGCCGTCGAGCACGAATCCGAACGCGCCCTGGCGCTGACACTGCTGCGTTTCGCCGATGTCGTGCACGACGTGCCGGTGGAGTACTACCCGAACCTGCTCGGCGAGCACCTGTTCAACCTGGCGCAGGCGTTCAATTCGTTCTACCGCGACTGTTCCGTGCTATCCTCGGAAGGCGTGACGCGCGACACCCGCCTGGCGCTCTGCGACGCGACCGCGCGGCAGATTCGTCTCGGCCTGTTTTTGCTGGGCATCGAGGTTCCGGAGCGGATGTAG
- a CDS encoding cytoplasmic protein produces the protein MVKKAALFAFNGEPMCFVHVLLNAFDLKERDYAVTIVIEGSATKLIKEFQEHPEQPFAALYFQARDAGLIDCACLACATKMGAADSAREQGIELRGEMKGHPSIGHYLEHGYEVFTF, from the coding sequence ATGGTGAAAAAGGCTGCGCTGTTTGCCTTCAACGGCGAACCGATGTGTTTCGTGCACGTACTACTCAATGCCTTTGACCTGAAGGAGCGCGATTACGCCGTGACGATCGTCATCGAGGGATCGGCCACCAAGCTGATCAAGGAATTTCAGGAACACCCGGAACAACCGTTCGCCGCGTTGTATTTCCAAGCGCGTGACGCGGGCCTGATCGATTGCGCCTGCCTGGCCTGCGCGACGAAAATGGGGGCCGCCGACAGTGCCCGCGAACAAGGCATCGAATTACGTGGCGAGATGAAGGGCCACCCGAGCATCGGGCATTACCTGGAACACGGCTATGAGGTGTTTACATTTTAG